Genomic window (Nymphaea colorata isolate Beijing-Zhang1983 chromosome 1, ASM883128v2, whole genome shotgun sequence):
gagcataCATGAAGCAGGAGATGGCGATGGGGAGGAAATCAACGGCAAGACCCGATTGGCATCACCTGGACTGGCTACAGGAGAACTTTCAACACTTTTGCTTGGAGCTGCAGTTATACTTGGAGGATGAACATGAGCAAAATAGACTGCTCGCAAAGGTGGTGCTGCAGGAAATCTGACTGATGATGCAGGACGGTCCCCTTTTGGCTGCACTGATGCAGAAGGAGAAGTAACAGGGGCAACATGGGCATTTCTTTTATGACCCAAGGAAGATCCAGTATGGCATTGGGATGGAGGCAATGCATAGCGGTGGTGATGAGGAGAAACATAATTAGTTGCAGGGCGAGGAGAAGGTGCAGAAGCTGGAGCTACATGAAAATTatgatggtggtgatggtgcccgtggtggtggtggtggtgatggtttTGGTGAGGAGCAGGAGCTGGACTTGGCGAGCCATCACCACCAAGTGAatatggaagagaagatgataATCTGACCTCCTTCACTTTACCAAAGACCCTGTGATTCAGACCAAGGTTTCTTTCTGGCGAATCAGTTATGGTTTGGGCCAACTGCTTCACCCTTGGTGCAGCAAGTGGAAGTCCAACTTCTGCAAAAATTGATGCCTGAACTATAACTGGAGGGGACAATGTAGAACCTTTTAAATTTGTCAATTTCACATACAAAGCCTGCAATTGAAAGACAGCTTTAATCAATGTATATTATCAACATTATCAGATAGAATGCATCAGAGAAAAGAACATAAATAAATGTCGACGCCAATGATTAACTTGAATCTTCAAAAAGTGTTAGGTGAAAAGATGAGGAAAACCTCATGCTGCCTGAGATGCAAGCCCAACTTAAGCTGGTTCTTCAACTCATCAAGATTATCTTGGATTTGGTATATGGGATAATTCAATGTGAAGTTAAAACGAACTTGAACTTTCTGGAGAAGGAACACATGTTGGTCTGGAGTAATAGTTATTCCCCCAGGGAATTTCAACACCTCAAAAGACGAAGGAACCCCAAACATGCTTGGAGTCAGCTGCAGATTTGACTGCTGTATAACCAAAGATACCAAAGAGGACCTCAGTATACTCAACCCAGCAGAAGAAATAGGTGAGTCTTCAGCATATGGGAGAACACCAAACACAACATTTGTCCAGTTTGATCGAGAATGGGAGTGCAGTGATATAATAACCACCTGTTCATATTACAACGTCAGCCATAGCAGCTTGGAACTGATCAAATAACTAGACATGGAAGGAAtgcaaacaaaaaccaaaccgTGGTGTTCGGAACTCCAATTTCTCCAAGTATATCATATTCAAGCTTTAGAATCGTAGATTTCGCACGCAGGAACGACACAGGCCCTTGCAGTTTGAAACTTGCTTCAATTTGAGCTGCAGAAAAACTTCTCTCAGATCAAAAACTTCCAAAATATTTGGGTAGAGAATTAGACAGAACCTTGTAAAGGCAAATAATAACAAACAAGCGCACAATATGTTAATCAGTAAGTTCCTATCATTCTGTACTATGTCAtacggactcttcaaaaaaggggccgcacccgtgtcgacacgacgctggtgctggtgctgctcCGACACGCACCCCAACTGcatcctttct
Coding sequences:
- the LOC116261505 gene encoding uncharacterized protein LOC116261505, which gives rise to MGKLDEEGVPVTSSSSSLSAADSSSTDPRRGRGCRSRAICRFLSLKCFFSVIFSLAVIVSSVFWLLSYIRGADREDLVLWRSGAQIEASFKLQGPVSFLRAKSTILKLEYDILGEIGVPNTTVVIISLHSHSRSNWTNVVFGVLPYAEDSPISSAGLSILRSSLVSLVIQQSNLQLTPSMFGVPSSFEVLKFPGGITITPDQHVFLLQKVQVRFNFTLNYPIYQIQDNLDELKNQLKLGLHLRQHEALYVKLTNLKGSTLSPPVIVQASIFAEVGLPLAAPRVKQLAQTITDSPERNLGLNHRVFGKVKEVRLSSSLPYSLGGDGSPSPAPAPHQNHHHHHHHGHHHHHHNFHVAPASAPSPRPATNYVSPHHHRYALPPSQCHTGSSLGHKRNAHVAPVTSPSASVQPKGDRPASSVRFPAAPPLRAVYFAHVHPPSITAAPSKSVESSPVASPGDANRVLPLISSPSPSPASSSFMLMVPWALLLGALLVQV